The Desulfovibrio sp. JC022 genomic interval CAGCGGTTCTTCTTTTCGGGCCTTTTGCGCTTCGGGTTTGCCCGATAAAGTATTTATACCCGTACCGACTTGGGTTGGGGCTTGCTTGTTCGGTTTGGCCTGCTTGTTGGGGTCGACAGTATCTGTCAGGGGACTGGCAGGATTGTTTTTTAATTCGATGGCACCAATGCTAACCATTTGTCGCATTTTATCATTGCGCTTTTGGGCATCAGCAATTGTGCGGTCCCTTCTCGCCTTTGTTTCAGCTAATTTTGCCTGTTCAGCTTGAAACTCCTTTTGGGCTATTTCCGCAGCCCTTTTTTCCATTTCTCGAGCTTGTTGTACACTTGATTTGGCTGAAGAATTATTGCTTTGGTCATTGTTCTTACCAATGGTTCTATTCCCATTAAACCCAAGTGTTGAATGGGCTCTTATGCTGCTGTCCCCTGATCCGAATGCGCCAATGGTGCCATTGCGTCCGTATGAATGGCTTGAACCTTTTTTTGATGAACTGTTGGTTTCCTTGGATGTGCTCCTGTTAGCTCCAAGAGAGGACTGAGCTCTGCCTCTGATGTCCCCTGATCCGAATGCGCCCATTGCGCCATTACTAAACAACCCTTTCCGATCCACAAAGTTAATCGGATCATCCAGACAATACCCATACACATCCACATCGCCGCCAGCATAACCGAGCGGATCAGGCGAAATGAATCTGCCGATTACAGGATCGTACTCGCGGTAGCCGAAGTGGATCAGCCCGGTATCGGAGTCGAGGAAGCTCTCCGAGGTTAACCTCTTTTTATATTCAATTATAATTAAACAGCCCCCG includes:
- a CDS encoding RHS repeat-associated core domain-containing protein, producing the protein MYLTAPGPQSGGCLIIIEYKKRLTSESFLDSDTGLIHFGYREYDPVIGRFISPDPLGYAGGDVDVYGYCLDDPINFVDRKGLFSNGAMGAFGSGDIRGRAQSSLGANRSTSKETNSSSKKGSSHSYGRNGTIGAFGSGDSSIRAHSTLGFNGNRTIGKNNDQSNNSSAKSSVQQAREMEKRAAEIAQKEFQAEQAKLAETKARRDRTIADAQKRNDKMRQMVSIGAIELKNNPASPLTDTVDPNKQAKPNKQAPTQVGTGINTLSGKPEAQKARKEEPL